One stretch of Streptomyces sp. MMBL 11-1 DNA includes these proteins:
- a CDS encoding phage tail protein: protein MATAQDSDPAVSVCFVVTIDDIELGSFNTCEGLGCEVVLETREEGGNNGHLWQLPTRLKYSNVKLSRPLTRETEKVARWFATMTTGFSRKTAHIEARTGDGQKVAQWGLLEVVPVRWTGPRFTPESPKVAMETIEIAHHGYVMEG, encoded by the coding sequence ATGGCCACCGCCCAGGACAGCGACCCCGCCGTCAGCGTCTGCTTTGTCGTGACCATCGACGACATCGAACTCGGGTCGTTCAACACGTGCGAGGGCCTCGGCTGCGAAGTGGTCCTCGAAACGCGCGAGGAGGGCGGCAACAACGGGCATCTGTGGCAGCTGCCGACCCGGCTGAAGTACAGCAACGTGAAATTGTCGCGGCCGCTCACCCGGGAGACGGAGAAGGTGGCGCGCTGGTTCGCCACGATGACCACCGGGTTCAGCCGCAAGACCGCGCACATCGAGGCGCGGACCGGGGACGGTCAGAAGGTCGCCCAGTGGGGCCTGTTGGAGGTCGTGCCGGTGCGCTGGACCGGGCCGAGGTTCACGCCCGAGTCGCCGAAGGTCGCGATGGAGACCATCGAGATCGCCCACCACGGTTACGTGATGGAGGGCTGA
- a CDS encoding CIS tube protein, whose amino-acid sequence MSGAGPIAFSAAGTSGVASAAKGGSARPKLEHAYLELRTPPTGGGLTPGGPCGRIDFQFNPKELSLTKAASWKRSPAKGAKSSGPPEYQGSQPSKLTVEMFFDASDTQDTRVVTSVEQLFACCVPTDETRQQQRSSPPWVVFHWGGLTGFPGYVSQVAAKYTLFTTSGVPIRAVCQVTMEEISGETPGQNPTSGALAARRVHRVGSGDSLPSLAHREYGDPGAWRVIAEANGIDDPMRLAPGTQLLLPALDELARLRDKGRGRDASDRGAAQTARGRGRG is encoded by the coding sequence ATGAGCGGTGCGGGTCCCATCGCGTTCAGCGCGGCCGGTACGTCGGGGGTGGCCTCGGCGGCGAAGGGCGGTTCGGCGCGGCCCAAGCTGGAGCACGCCTATCTGGAACTGCGGACCCCGCCGACCGGGGGCGGGCTGACGCCCGGCGGGCCGTGCGGGCGGATCGACTTCCAGTTCAACCCCAAGGAGCTGAGCCTGACCAAGGCGGCCTCCTGGAAGCGGAGTCCGGCGAAGGGGGCGAAGAGTTCGGGCCCGCCGGAGTACCAGGGCTCCCAGCCCAGCAAGCTCACCGTCGAGATGTTCTTCGACGCCAGCGACACCCAGGACACCCGGGTCGTCACCTCGGTGGAGCAGCTCTTCGCGTGCTGCGTGCCGACGGACGAGACCCGGCAGCAGCAGCGGTCGTCCCCGCCGTGGGTCGTCTTCCACTGGGGCGGGCTGACGGGCTTTCCCGGTTACGTGAGCCAAGTCGCGGCCAAATACACGCTGTTCACGACCTCGGGCGTGCCGATCCGGGCGGTCTGCCAGGTCACCATGGAGGAGATCAGCGGCGAGACGCCCGGCCAGAACCCGACCTCGGGCGCGCTCGCCGCCCGGCGCGTCCACCGCGTCGGCTCGGGCGACTCGCTGCCCTCGCTCGCCCACCGGGAGTACGGGGACCCCGGGGCCTGGCGGGTGATCGCCGAGGCGAACGGGATCGACGACCCGATGCGGCTGGCCCCCGGCACCCAGCTCCTGCTGCCCGCCCTGGACGAGCTGGCCCGGCTGAGGGACAAGGGCAGGGGCAGGGACGCCTCGGACCGGGGCGCTGCCCAGACCGCCCGGGGCAGGGGGCGGGGCTGA